In Paenibacillus sp. 1781tsa1, one DNA window encodes the following:
- a CDS encoding polysaccharide deacetylase family protein encodes MMLHIRKSIMVTLAILLIIPLLLPQSVSAKSATSKDSASKENSKIIYLTFDDGPTAHTGQLLDILDQYNAKATFFMLGPQMEKFQKATKRIVADGHGLGLHGVSHVPSKFYKSAYSGLKEMQQANVSLNKVAGVKTSLVRTPYGSKPYLKPAFRNVLLGQGGFHLWDWNVDSEDWKYKKDHQKVYNSVMKQIHHVQKSGITPVVLMHDQEATLKVLPQVLKTLKAEGYRFEVLSKKVQPVNFWNDKR; translated from the coding sequence ATGATGTTACATATTCGCAAATCTATCATGGTCACACTTGCTATTTTACTAATCATTCCACTATTATTGCCGCAGTCGGTATCTGCCAAATCCGCTACTTCCAAGGATAGTGCAAGCAAAGAAAATTCCAAAATCATATATCTGACTTTTGATGATGGGCCCACCGCTCATACGGGTCAGTTACTGGATATTCTGGATCAGTATAATGCGAAGGCCACGTTTTTCATGCTGGGTCCTCAGATGGAGAAATTTCAGAAGGCTACCAAACGAATTGTAGCTGACGGGCATGGATTGGGTTTGCATGGTGTGAGTCACGTTCCAAGCAAATTTTATAAATCCGCATATAGCGGATTGAAAGAGATGCAACAGGCCAATGTAAGTCTGAACAAGGTTGCTGGAGTTAAAACAAGTCTCGTTCGGACGCCATATGGTAGTAAACCATATCTCAAACCGGCATTCCGTAACGTGCTGCTGGGTCAGGGTGGATTCCATCTATGGGATTGGAATGTGGATTCGGAAGACTGGAAATACAAGAAAGATCATCAGAAAGTCTATAACAGTGTAATGAAGCAGATCCACCATGTGCAAAAGAGCGGGATAACGCCAGTTGTGCTTATGCACGACCAGGAAGCGACGCTAAAAGTATTACCGCAAGTATTAAAAACATTGAAGGCAGAAGGGTATCGTTTTGAAGTATTAAGCAAGAAAGTGCAGCCGGTTAACTTCTGGAACGACAAACGTTAA
- a CDS encoding response regulator transcription factor, with protein sequence MIRIVIAEDQRMMLGALSSLLNLEEDMEVVGRASNGQEALALVQELTPDICLMDIEMPVKSGLEAAEELKGMSCKVIILTTFARTGYFERALKGGVRGYLLKDSPIEELAEAIRQVMNGRRIFAPDLVDEAYVEENPLTERENAVLGLMADGKNTKEIAGHLFITTGTVRNYISIILNKLNASNRIEAITRSKEKGWFK encoded by the coding sequence ATGATCAGAATTGTAATCGCGGAAGATCAGCGCATGATGCTCGGTGCCTTGTCTTCTCTCCTCAATCTGGAGGAAGATATGGAAGTCGTCGGACGTGCCAGCAACGGCCAGGAAGCCCTTGCCCTTGTCCAGGAGCTTACACCAGACATCTGTCTGATGGATATCGAAATGCCCGTGAAAAGCGGCCTCGAAGCCGCAGAAGAACTCAAAGGAATGAGCTGTAAGGTCATTATCCTGACCACTTTTGCCCGGACCGGATATTTCGAACGTGCCTTAAAAGGCGGTGTCCGTGGTTACCTGCTCAAGGACAGTCCAATTGAAGAACTTGCCGAGGCGATCCGCCAAGTTATGAATGGCAGACGCATCTTCGCTCCCGACTTGGTAGATGAAGCTTATGTAGAAGAAAATCCTCTGACAGAACGGGAGAATGCCGTACTCGGCCTCATGGCAGATGGGAAAAACACCAAGGAAATAGCCGGGCATCTGTTCATCACAACGGGCACGGTGCGTAACTACATCTCCATTATTCTCAACAAGTTAAATGCAAGTAATCGCATTGAGGCCATCACTCGTTCTAAGGAAAAAGGGTGGTTCAAATGA
- a CDS encoding sensor histidine kinase has protein sequence MQKWMQIFYKNTGLNPYVWLVFFILPFYYISQYSKLWTMVTGIVIILVFFVCYLLAFITKGWQVYMWIGLLIAISITMTIAYDYAYFSLFLAFFIGNIKNKAGFFTLYSVNLGASFLTINYGFINQSSLLVSQFPFVFISLMASILLPISTYNKNKTEQLEGQLENANKRLDDLVKMEERQRIARDLHDTLGQKLSLIGLKTDLARRLLRSNPDQAEIELNDLRQTASTALKEVREMVTTMRGTQLVDELFRAEQILKAASIEYILDGNPKLQDTSQLNENVLGMCLKEAVTNVVKHSQATACTIIIEESPANNILTVQDNGVGIERSHRQERRGTGILGMKERLEFVNGCLDIRSDTDIQGTEIIIHVPKLVRKPIKEEES, from the coding sequence ATTCAGAAGTGGATGCAGATTTTTTATAAAAATACAGGGTTAAATCCTTATGTATGGCTCGTCTTTTTCATCCTGCCCTTCTATTACATTTCACAATATTCCAAATTATGGACGATGGTAACCGGCATTGTTATCATTCTCGTTTTCTTCGTCTGTTATCTGCTCGCCTTCATCACCAAGGGCTGGCAGGTATACATGTGGATTGGATTGCTCATTGCCATATCCATTACGATGACTATCGCCTATGATTATGCCTACTTTTCATTGTTTCTTGCTTTTTTTATTGGGAATATTAAAAATAAGGCTGGTTTCTTCACCCTCTACTCGGTGAACTTGGGAGCCAGTTTCCTAACCATTAATTATGGTTTTATCAATCAAAGTTCATTATTGGTGAGTCAGTTCCCGTTTGTATTCATCAGCTTAATGGCCTCCATCCTGCTTCCAATCAGTACGTATAACAAAAACAAGACTGAACAATTGGAAGGCCAATTGGAGAATGCAAACAAGCGACTCGATGATCTCGTAAAAATGGAAGAACGCCAGCGTATTGCTCGTGACCTGCACGATACACTTGGACAGAAACTCTCTCTGATCGGTCTGAAAACCGATTTGGCGAGACGACTGCTCCGCAGTAATCCCGATCAGGCTGAGATTGAATTGAACGACCTCAGACAAACGGCAAGCACAGCTCTAAAGGAAGTTCGGGAAATGGTCACCACCATGCGTGGTACTCAATTGGTCGATGAACTGTTCCGGGCGGAGCAGATTCTGAAGGCCGCTTCCATTGAATATATACTGGATGGCAATCCGAAGTTACAAGACACGTCACAATTGAATGAAAATGTGCTTGGCATGTGCTTGAAAGAAGCTGTTACTAATGTGGTCAAACATAGTCAGGCAACAGCATGTACCATCATTATTGAGGAATCACCCGCCAATAATATACTCACGGTACAAGACAACGGCGTCGGAATAGAACGATCACACAGACAGGAGCGGCGAGGAACAGGGATTTTGGGAATGAAAGAACGACTTGAATTTGTAAACGGCTGTCTGGATATTCGATCTGATACAGATATTCAGGGTACAGAGATTATTATTCATGTTCCCAAACTCGTCCGCAAACCGATAAAGGAGGAAGAATCATGA
- a CDS encoding fatty acid desaturase: protein MSRNKEMALKKEVTPYEKNDLRLSIRQLINTLLPLFLLWAAAYFSLSVSYWLTFPIALVASGFVLRTFIIFHDCCHGSFFKSKRANDILGTITGVLTVTPYQQWKNEHSIHHATSSNLDKRGVGDIWVMTVDEYKAASPWGRLFYRIYRNPFVLFCIGPIYVFLLAYRFNRKGARRKERINTHLTTVFIVALYAFMCWLVGWQAFVMVQAPIFFFSGFFGIWLFYVQHQFEETYFEHEDEWSYVKAAVEGSSYYKLPKLLQWISGNIGFHHVHHLSPRVPNYFLEEAHNATPPLQKATTITLRSSLVALRFRLWDEDSKQFISFRQLKSLSRKPYVQPTIRVTNPAGLTEKP, encoded by the coding sequence ATGAGTAGAAATAAAGAAATGGCGCTAAAAAAAGAAGTCACCCCTTACGAAAAAAATGATCTCAGATTAAGTATCCGTCAGTTAATCAATACATTGCTTCCGCTCTTCCTGCTATGGGCTGCGGCTTACTTTAGCTTATCGGTATCCTACTGGCTGACCTTCCCGATTGCCTTGGTGGCATCCGGATTTGTACTACGGACATTCATTATCTTCCATGACTGCTGTCATGGTTCATTCTTCAAGAGCAAACGTGCCAATGATATTCTTGGTACCATTACTGGTGTATTAACAGTGACACCCTATCAGCAGTGGAAAAACGAGCATTCTATCCATCACGCGACAAGCAGTAATCTTGACAAACGTGGTGTAGGTGATATCTGGGTTATGACGGTTGACGAATACAAAGCAGCTTCTCCTTGGGGACGCCTCTTCTATCGGATTTATCGTAACCCGTTCGTATTGTTTTGTATCGGACCCATCTACGTGTTTCTGTTGGCTTACCGTTTTAACCGCAAAGGTGCAAGACGTAAAGAACGCATCAATACACACCTGACTACAGTATTTATCGTAGCGCTCTATGCATTCATGTGCTGGTTGGTCGGATGGCAGGCTTTTGTAATGGTGCAGGCGCCTATCTTCTTCTTCTCCGGTTTCTTTGGGATCTGGCTGTTCTACGTGCAGCATCAGTTCGAAGAGACGTATTTTGAACATGAAGATGAATGGAGTTATGTAAAAGCAGCTGTCGAAGGTAGTTCTTATTACAAATTGCCAAAATTATTGCAATGGATCAGTGGGAATATCGGGTTTCACCATGTGCATCACTTGAGCCCGCGTGTACCTAACTATTTCTTGGAAGAAGCACATAACGCAACACCACCCTTGCAAAAAGCAACCACCATTACACTACGTTCCAGTCTGGTTGCTCTGCGCTTCCGTCTGTGGGATGAAGATTCTAAACAGTTCATTAGCTTTAGACAGCTTAAAAGTCTATCCCGCAAACCTTATGTTCAACCGACTATCCGTGTAACGAATCCAGCGGGTCTGACAGAGAAGCCTTAA
- a CDS encoding YitT family protein, translated as MKKRMTDILFIMAGAFLFALAVNLFVIPNDLAEGGVTGITIILYYLFEWSPGLMNLILNGILLIVGYRFLDKTTTVYTIIAVVFNSLFLHLTESWTIDSHELWINTIFGGLFAGLGIGLIVRVGGTTAGTVILARLANKYLDWNISYGLLFFDLIVAFSSFFIIGPQGLMCTIVLLFVGTKTMEFIIEGLNPKKAVMIISSKQDEIAKQVIEKMDRGVTVLSGHGYYTKNKKEILYIVISKQEVSMLKKIVRAEDEIAFITIHDVRDVFGEGFIELSKT; from the coding sequence ATGAAGAAACGAATGACGGATATTCTATTTATTATGGCAGGTGCATTTCTGTTTGCGCTGGCGGTGAACCTGTTCGTCATCCCGAACGATTTGGCTGAAGGCGGGGTAACGGGTATAACGATTATTTTGTATTACCTGTTTGAATGGTCACCAGGACTGATGAACCTGATCCTGAACGGTATTTTGTTAATTGTGGGATACCGGTTTCTAGATAAAACGACTACGGTGTATACAATTATTGCGGTTGTGTTCAACTCATTGTTCCTGCATCTGACAGAGAGCTGGACAATTGACTCGCATGAGCTGTGGATTAATACGATATTTGGTGGATTGTTTGCCGGTCTTGGGATCGGATTGATTGTTAGAGTAGGGGGAACAACAGCCGGAACCGTTATCCTGGCACGGCTTGCCAATAAATATCTGGATTGGAACATCAGTTATGGATTATTATTCTTTGATTTGATTGTGGCATTCTCATCTTTCTTCATTATAGGGCCGCAAGGTCTGATGTGTACGATTGTCTTGCTGTTCGTGGGTACCAAAACGATGGAGTTCATTATTGAAGGACTCAATCCAAAAAAGGCGGTTATGATTATCTCTTCCAAACAGGATGAGATTGCGAAGCAAGTGATTGAGAAGATGGACCGTGGTGTTACCGTGTTATCCGGTCATGGGTATTACACAAAAAATAAGAAAGAGATCCTATACATTGTCATTAGCAAGCAGGAAGTTTCCATGCTGAAGAAGATTGTACGAGCGGAAGACGAGATTGCTTTTATCACGATTCATGATGTGCGTGATGTATTCGGGGAAGGATTTATTGAACTCTCCAAAACTTGA
- a CDS encoding ROK family protein translates to MAGTPQYMRNLNENLIMDALITQGTMSRADISRQTGLSKPTVSLAVEHLIDRNLVREMGRADNAQGRKATLIRFNETAYYVCGIDIGATRIRIALSDLNGEIIAYRTHPMVVQEAHEQAEATILELLRSHMNELLDENHLNWDQIQCIGFGIPGVVLPDSGRIHRIVDPLAGLEQAFSLESLSGAFPCEVILENDVNLAALGEYRSGAAAGYNLFVFFSIGTGTGAGIMVHGQLLRGLGGLTGEIAEMLMEDGRRLEEVLSADGLMQLAKRHLNPHDELLAVADSGADFNVDVVADDLHRHLTPEKLFEAARNGEVIALDILQQYSQMIASALRQVSVVLAPDLIVLGGGVGGNGDVLLPLLRQIISEQFPVQPQLICSKLGEQAVVTGAVQVAIQQTMLNLQQEALE, encoded by the coding sequence ATGGCTGGCACACCGCAATATATGCGCAATCTGAATGAAAATCTCATTATGGATGCCCTCATAACTCAGGGAACCATGTCGAGAGCGGATATCAGCCGTCAGACCGGACTTAGTAAACCAACGGTTTCGTTGGCGGTTGAACATCTGATTGACCGTAATCTGGTAAGGGAAATGGGGAGAGCTGACAATGCTCAGGGTCGCAAAGCAACTCTCATCCGTTTCAATGAAACGGCTTATTATGTCTGTGGTATAGATATCGGCGCAACACGTATTCGGATCGCATTATCTGATCTGAATGGAGAGATCATCGCCTATCGAACACATCCCATGGTAGTCCAAGAAGCTCATGAGCAAGCAGAAGCAACGATACTGGAGCTTCTTCGAAGCCATATGAACGAATTGCTTGATGAGAATCATCTGAACTGGGATCAGATTCAGTGCATCGGGTTCGGCATACCGGGTGTAGTCTTGCCTGATTCAGGACGTATCCATCGTATTGTGGACCCGTTAGCCGGTCTGGAACAAGCATTCTCTCTAGAGTCGTTGTCAGGAGCTTTTCCTTGTGAAGTGATTCTGGAAAATGATGTGAATCTTGCGGCGCTTGGGGAGTATCGGAGTGGTGCAGCAGCAGGTTATAACTTGTTTGTTTTTTTCTCCATCGGTACAGGGACGGGCGCTGGCATCATGGTACATGGCCAACTGCTGCGAGGTCTTGGTGGGTTAACCGGAGAGATCGCAGAGATGCTGATGGAGGATGGCCGTCGTCTGGAGGAAGTGTTATCAGCCGATGGTCTGATGCAGTTGGCAAAACGTCACCTTAATCCGCATGATGAACTATTGGCAGTTGCTGATTCAGGTGCGGATTTTAATGTAGACGTAGTTGCAGATGATCTTCACAGGCACCTGACTCCCGAGAAGTTATTTGAAGCCGCACGCAATGGAGAAGTAATTGCCTTAGATATTTTACAACAATACAGCCAGATGATTGCTTCAGCTCTGCGTCAAGTTAGCGTTGTGCTTGCTCCAGATCTCATTGTGCTTGGCGGAGGCGTAGGAGGAAATGGCGATGTGTTATTGCCTTTACTGAGGCAGATCATATCTGAGCAATTCCCGGTGCAACCACAGTTAATCTGCTCCAAGCTTGGTGAGCAGGCTGTTGTCACTGGCGCGGTGCAGGTAGCCATACAACAAACGATGCTGAACCTTCAGCAGGAAGCGCTGGAATAA
- a CDS encoding ROK family protein, translating to MTESVKNVSNEYPSNQDDTVGGDLSGWIAGVDIGGTKTLMLLSSRQAGSKVHERILPTRVSDQPDEFFRWLFAELDTFCREVGCSLDQLSGAGLGFPGVILQEEGILRSAPAFQWAEHDIRPVIAKYYSGNIMLDNDVNLAAMGEYDQGAAQGHQHCVMVTVGTGIGAALILNGQLYSGQNGAAGEIGHFIAGDEGLHKGYVADADSFGVFEQATSGTGITEQARRYFKDGKGSVLSLVMSLAGGEVEQIEARHVFKAAESGDVAALEILELPMRYMARGLANITALLNPSMIVIGGGVAASNPSYYLNEVRTRLERYTVLPARLAVAELGNRAGAIGALAAIRSSLARTYQ from the coding sequence ATGACAGAATCCGTGAAAAACGTAAGTAATGAGTATCCGTCTAATCAGGATGATACGGTTGGAGGTGATCTATCCGGTTGGATAGCAGGTGTTGACATTGGAGGCACCAAAACATTGATGCTTTTATCATCACGACAGGCTGGAAGCAAAGTTCATGAACGTATCTTGCCTACGCGTGTCAGTGATCAGCCGGATGAGTTCTTCCGATGGTTATTCGCTGAACTGGACACGTTCTGTCGCGAAGTTGGATGCAGTCTGGATCAACTTTCTGGTGCAGGCTTGGGATTCCCTGGTGTGATTCTGCAGGAGGAAGGGATATTGCGAAGTGCTCCAGCTTTTCAGTGGGCTGAGCATGATATTCGTCCTGTGATTGCGAAGTATTATAGCGGGAATATCATGTTGGATAATGATGTGAATCTGGCCGCAATGGGAGAATATGATCAAGGTGCGGCGCAGGGACATCAACACTGTGTGATGGTCACGGTTGGAACAGGCATTGGAGCTGCTCTTATCCTGAATGGACAGCTCTACAGCGGACAAAATGGAGCAGCAGGTGAGATTGGACATTTCATTGCAGGAGATGAAGGACTTCATAAGGGTTACGTTGCAGATGCGGATTCCTTTGGCGTATTTGAGCAAGCGACTTCAGGTACGGGAATTACCGAACAAGCAAGACGTTATTTTAAGGATGGAAAGGGAAGTGTCTTATCTCTGGTCATGAGTCTGGCAGGAGGGGAAGTGGAGCAGATTGAAGCCAGACATGTATTCAAGGCAGCCGAATCTGGTGATGTTGCCGCACTTGAGATTCTGGAACTGCCTATGCGTTATATGGCTAGAGGTCTGGCGAATATTACGGCTTTACTGAATCCTTCCATGATTGTAATCGGTGGCGGCGTGGCAGCATCCAACCCATCCTATTACTTAAATGAAGTGCGTACACGCCTCGAACGTTATACCGTTCTACCTGCACGTTTAGCTGTAGCTGAACTTGGGAATAGAGCAGGAGCAATCGGGGCATTGGCTGCAATCAGGTCGAGTCTAGCGCGCACATATCAATAG
- a CDS encoding MFS transporter produces the protein MRSRHMKAYTEKTKADFNDAKRVLIKLQGLYLFMGLAGGMFNPYINPILVAQGFSSKETGFIMAFGTLVSIILQPIWGILVDKFKKTRFVLIISLLVPASLAYFYNIQVYIILILIYTLCTIFQVTQIPVADSYAVTAARAANTSYGMIRLFGSIGTGVGGFAAGMYLSQFSIHMLWLPFLMFNVLSAILASTLPRQTSISSSSVTFSVGLARLLRNRTFLLFLTGCFLVNQTLTAFNSFFVISFQMAGGSVKMTGTALLLASITNVPSMLAAAFVLRKWGHERTMLLAAGAYMLRWGIQWLWPTPEVMIGVQVLHGLSFGFFYIAAVEYVASVTGREMQATGQSLFNMVFAGLGGIVGNMLNGYLLDSGGPSLMYLACTISAALGSVILYIVSRQAKEQRRSYSLE, from the coding sequence ATGAGAAGCAGACATATGAAGGCTTACACAGAGAAAACAAAAGCCGATTTCAATGATGCAAAACGTGTTTTAATCAAATTGCAGGGCCTGTATCTGTTTATGGGGCTTGCCGGGGGAATGTTTAACCCGTACATTAACCCCATTTTGGTTGCACAAGGTTTTTCCAGTAAAGAAACCGGATTTATCATGGCGTTTGGCACACTTGTATCTATTATTCTTCAACCTATATGGGGAATTCTGGTAGATAAATTTAAAAAGACACGGTTCGTACTGATAATAAGCCTGCTTGTTCCTGCATCGTTAGCGTACTTCTACAATATTCAAGTGTACATTATATTAATATTGATTTATACTTTATGCACTATATTTCAAGTGACTCAAATACCTGTGGCTGACTCCTATGCGGTTACCGCAGCGAGAGCAGCCAACACCTCATATGGCATGATCCGACTCTTCGGGAGCATAGGAACGGGAGTTGGTGGATTTGCAGCAGGGATGTATCTCTCTCAGTTTTCCATTCACATGTTATGGCTGCCATTTCTGATGTTTAACGTTCTGAGCGCCATACTGGCAAGCACACTCCCCCGGCAGACGAGCATATCCTCGTCCTCGGTAACCTTCTCCGTAGGTTTGGCAAGATTGCTCCGAAATCGGACATTCCTTCTATTTCTAACAGGTTGTTTCCTGGTTAACCAAACGCTCACTGCGTTTAACTCCTTTTTTGTTATTTCATTTCAGATGGCTGGCGGTTCTGTGAAGATGACAGGTACAGCGCTGTTGCTTGCATCGATCACCAATGTTCCATCCATGTTGGCAGCGGCATTCGTACTCCGAAAATGGGGACATGAACGGACGATGTTGCTTGCGGCCGGTGCGTATATGTTACGTTGGGGAATACAATGGCTATGGCCAACGCCTGAGGTGATGATTGGCGTTCAGGTGCTGCACGGGTTGTCCTTCGGATTCTTCTATATCGCAGCAGTGGAGTATGTGGCTTCGGTTACGGGGCGGGAAATGCAGGCCACTGGACAAAGTTTATTTAACATGGTGTTTGCCGGCCTGGGCGGAATTGTTGGTAATATGCTTAACGGATATTTACTCGATTCCGGCGGTCCATCACTGATGTATCTGGCTTGCACGATCAGTGCGGCTCTAGGATCGGTGATTCTGTATATCGTCAGCAGGCAGGCCAAAGAACAAAGAAGATCATACTCATTAGAATAG
- a CDS encoding helix-turn-helix domain-containing protein: protein MKVNLKRNWHNQLMYSYFPIFLLTISILIFLSFLIVNELSRNETQKADMISTRYIVDTLERSLSDIELRLLEDIGANKTYSRFLEAGQGQLSSQFIYDAASGLGRMLDQQDMIQSIYLYRMSDSQILTPRGMMRLEDFEDRAYIEQALKDRENLGWNLPREYKERSFDVPSQVISMNKWLPLPWGGEGLLVITIRMYAVERQIDNMTNEKLSVLQVRDKSDNLIYTAHQMDPSAGEILNHVSADKLGLVFESGIQSGQLYSWVSLVSYVWIGIGLLTIVGAVAGLIYITRRNTRPIQLIMNRIQALQPRAEEDEAAPSVKDELALIDRALEHLIAQTVDYEKQHHENLLIHRRQLLVDLMEGERMDSFRQRLRHLQPLEERFMEPKSVAVLIAEMNGDDLSTNQNILKIALMNVVEELVQNETQFGGWAEWFGNRRLIVVIASDEQEGLDRELLMDLAKQMHMWIAENFRLRFTFGIGRTVSGWEEITRSYASADAGLQHRLTLGKDAIVLSEQLPDRIELQSYKYLQMLADFVREFRLTGDGWRTQLDQMFVAFSEDQITDNDIRMLLQALIQMLSREFGELSERLQSQFAEEILTRLRSDIQQVETLEGIQEILQEWLKEVYRNYVSVNETKSHRAMINELRIYIEEHFDDPDLSLKHLSDRFQISGKYASYLFKEEFEMKFVDFLVKLRVEKACRLLSASDMAVQDIALQVGYANSISFGRVFKRIMGVTPGDYRKQSGKQGDQ from the coding sequence ATGAAAGTAAATCTGAAGCGGAATTGGCACAACCAGTTGATGTATTCCTATTTTCCTATTTTTCTGCTTACGATTTCCATTCTGATCTTTCTCTCCTTCCTGATTGTCAACGAACTCTCACGTAACGAAACGCAAAAAGCCGACATGATCTCCACCCGCTATATCGTGGATACACTGGAACGCTCGCTAAGCGACATTGAACTCCGGTTGCTTGAAGACATTGGTGCGAACAAGACATACAGTCGTTTTTTGGAGGCCGGACAGGGACAATTATCGAGTCAGTTCATCTATGATGCGGCAAGCGGGCTGGGACGTATGCTGGATCAACAGGATATGATTCAATCCATTTATCTCTATCGCATGTCAGATTCCCAGATCCTCACGCCGAGAGGCATGATGCGCTTGGAAGATTTCGAAGATCGTGCTTATATTGAACAAGCCTTGAAAGATCGGGAGAACCTCGGTTGGAACCTGCCACGTGAATACAAGGAACGTTCCTTTGACGTACCTTCACAGGTGATTAGCATGAATAAGTGGCTTCCTTTACCGTGGGGCGGAGAAGGTCTGCTCGTCATTACGATCCGCATGTATGCAGTAGAACGGCAGATTGATAACATGACGAATGAAAAGTTATCTGTTCTTCAGGTTCGGGACAAGAGCGACAATCTGATCTATACAGCGCATCAAATGGACCCTTCAGCAGGTGAAATCCTTAATCATGTGTCTGCGGACAAGCTTGGTCTGGTCTTCGAGAGTGGCATTCAATCCGGACAACTGTATTCATGGGTATCACTTGTCTCTTATGTGTGGATCGGCATTGGACTGTTAACGATTGTTGGTGCGGTGGCGGGACTGATCTACATTACCCGCAGAAATACGCGGCCCATCCAGCTCATCATGAATCGAATTCAGGCGTTACAGCCACGTGCCGAGGAGGATGAAGCAGCTCCATCCGTTAAGGATGAACTGGCTCTCATCGACCGAGCGCTCGAACATCTGATAGCTCAAACGGTTGACTATGAGAAACAGCATCATGAAAACCTGCTGATTCATCGCAGGCAGTTACTTGTTGATCTGATGGAGGGGGAGCGAATGGATTCGTTCCGTCAGCGACTTCGCCATTTACAACCGCTGGAGGAACGATTCATGGAACCGAAGAGTGTTGCTGTCCTCATTGCGGAGATGAATGGTGACGATCTCTCGACCAATCAGAATATTCTGAAGATAGCACTCATGAACGTGGTGGAAGAACTTGTGCAGAACGAGACCCAATTCGGCGGTTGGGCTGAATGGTTTGGGAACCGAAGGCTTATTGTGGTGATTGCATCGGATGAGCAGGAAGGATTGGACCGTGAATTGCTTATGGATCTGGCTAAGCAGATGCATATGTGGATTGCGGAAAACTTCCGCCTCCGGTTTACGTTCGGGATTGGACGAACCGTATCGGGCTGGGAGGAGATTACTCGTTCCTATGCGAGTGCAGATGCGGGTTTGCAGCATAGACTTACCCTTGGTAAAGATGCGATCGTTCTCAGTGAGCAACTGCCGGATCGTATTGAGCTGCAATCGTACAAGTATTTGCAGATGCTCGCGGACTTTGTCCGTGAATTCAGGCTTACGGGTGATGGTTGGCGGACACAGCTGGATCAGATGTTTGTTGCGTTCAGCGAAGATCAGATTACAGATAACGATATTCGTATGTTGCTGCAGGCATTAATCCAGATGTTGTCCCGTGAATTCGGGGAGCTGTCTGAGCGGTTACAGAGCCAATTTGCCGAGGAAATCCTGACTCGTCTTCGCAGTGATATCCAGCAGGTGGAGACACTGGAGGGGATTCAAGAGATTTTGCAGGAGTGGCTGAAAGAGGTTTATCGCAATTATGTATCTGTAAATGAAACGAAAAGTCATCGCGCGATGATCAACGAGCTGCGGATATATATTGAAGAGCATTTTGATGATCCGGATCTGTCGCTAAAACATCTCAGTGATCGGTTCCAGATCTCGGGTAAATATGCGAGTTATTTGTTCAAGGAAGAGTTTGAGATGAAGTTTGTTGATTTTCTGGTGAAACTGAGGGTCGAAAAGGCCTGCCGTTTGTTGTCTGCATCCGATATGGCTGTTCAGGATATTGCTCTGCAAGTGGGTTATGCCAATTCCATCTCCTTCGGCAGAGTATTTAAACGGATTATGGGCGTGACACCAGGGGACTACCGCAAGCAGAGTGGAAAACAAGGGGATCAATAA